Proteins encoded together in one Polaribacter reichenbachii window:
- a CDS encoding GntR family transcriptional regulator, producing the protein MDKTNFYFKINHQSDIPKYQQIVNAINDAIAENLFVIGDAIPSVNKICAATQLSRDTVFKAYSILKENGVIESVPNKGYYIANETKKVLLVLDTFKAYKEVVYHSFVQNLSENIIVDLQFHHYNIDNFKTILNNSKGKYYKYVVMPFNHNDVPEVIADIDNDKLLLIDWSVHSISNNNYVFQDFGQSFFEALKGATEAFSKYKELVFLYPTFTYHPIETVDYFKEYCALNNFNYRIVTDPKTFKVHKNTAYISTSDRMLGRFLEQSKEKNYEPGKDVGFLSYNETPMKKFIYKGISVISTDFKELGTKAAEFVMQDKLMQHYVPTKLTLRESL; encoded by the coding sequence ATGGATAAAACAAATTTTTATTTTAAAATTAATCATCAAAGTGATATTCCAAAATATCAACAGATTGTAAATGCTATTAATGATGCTATCGCAGAAAACCTTTTTGTTATTGGAGATGCTATCCCTTCAGTAAATAAAATTTGCGCAGCCACTCAACTTTCTAGAGACACTGTTTTTAAAGCATATTCTATTTTAAAAGAAAACGGAGTTATAGAATCTGTACCTAATAAAGGGTATTATATAGCCAATGAAACTAAAAAAGTTTTGTTGGTGTTAGATACTTTTAAGGCGTATAAAGAAGTGGTTTATCATTCTTTTGTGCAAAATTTATCAGAAAATATAATTGTCGATTTACAATTTCATCATTATAATATTGATAATTTTAAAACCATTTTAAACAATTCTAAAGGTAAATATTACAAGTATGTTGTAATGCCTTTTAATCATAATGATGTGCCTGAGGTAATTGCTGATATTGATAATGATAAATTATTATTAATAGATTGGAGCGTACATTCTATTAGCAACAATAATTACGTTTTTCAAGATTTTGGGCAATCTTTTTTCGAAGCTTTAAAAGGTGCAACAGAAGCGTTTAGTAAGTATAAAGAATTGGTTTTCTTGTATCCAACTTTTACTTATCATCCTATAGAAACAGTAGATTATTTTAAAGAATATTGTGCTTTAAATAATTTCAATTATAGAATTGTTACAGACCCAAAAACATTTAAAGTTCATAAAAACACTGCTTATATAAGTACGAGTGATAGAATGTTGGGTAGGTTTTTAGAGCAATCTAAAGAGAAAAATTACGAGCCTGGTAAAGACGTAGGCTTTCTTTCTTATAACGAAACACCTATGAAAAAATTTATTTACAAAGGTATTTCAGTCATTTCTACAGATTTTAAAGAATTAGGAACAAAAGCAGCAGAATTTGTAATGCAAGATAAATTAATGCAGCATTATGTGCCTACAAAATTAACACTAAGAGAATCATTATAA
- a CDS encoding xylulokinase — MYYIGYDIGSSSIKVALVDAKSGANIITKNEPEAEMEILAVQNDWAEQDPEMWWNYICIATKKAIAESGIDASKITGIGISYQMHGLVVVDENLKSLRNSIIWCDSRAVAIGNKAFNDLEEKCTEHLLNSPGNFTASKLKWVKDNEPEVYDKIHKYMLPGDFIAAKLSGKVCTTKNSLSEGILWDYKEDKVADWLLEYYGISPSLTPEVVDNFTNQGEVHAKASEITGLPKGIPIVYRAGDQPNNALSLNVFNPGEVAATGGTSGVIYAVTDQLKSKESIRINNFAHINYAKNLKNVGKLLCINGSGILYRWLKNNLGDISYEEMNEKASQVAVGSEGVSILPFGNGAERMLNNTNIGAHFVNVNFNIHNNGHLYRAALEGIAFSFVYGMEILKNDNAKIDVIRAGNDNLFRSEIFSNTVATLIGQEIEIYNTTGAIGAARAVGLRNGDFKTFGENITNNDHVMTFVPLKNKKAYEEAYQNWKTELEKKLSK; from the coding sequence ATGTATTACATAGGTTACGATATTGGTAGTTCTTCTATAAAAGTTGCTTTGGTTGATGCAAAATCGGGCGCAAATATCATCACAAAAAATGAACCAGAAGCTGAAATGGAAATTTTAGCAGTTCAGAATGATTGGGCAGAACAAGACCCTGAAATGTGGTGGAATTATATTTGTATTGCTACAAAAAAAGCCATTGCAGAATCAGGAATAGATGCATCTAAAATTACAGGTATAGGCATTTCTTATCAAATGCATGGATTGGTTGTGGTTGATGAAAATCTTAAATCTTTACGAAATTCAATTATTTGGTGCGACAGTAGAGCAGTAGCAATTGGCAACAAAGCCTTTAACGATTTAGAAGAAAAGTGTACAGAACATTTACTAAATTCTCCTGGAAATTTTACAGCTTCTAAATTAAAATGGGTAAAAGATAATGAACCAGAAGTTTATGATAAAATTCATAAATATATGTTACCTGGAGATTTTATCGCAGCGAAATTATCTGGTAAAGTCTGCACAACTAAAAATAGTTTATCAGAAGGTATTCTTTGGGATTATAAAGAAGATAAAGTTGCAGACTGGTTATTAGAATATTATGGAATATCGCCATCCTTAACTCCAGAAGTTGTCGATAATTTTACAAATCAAGGCGAAGTTCATGCAAAAGCTTCAGAAATTACTGGCTTACCAAAAGGAATTCCTATTGTATACAGAGCAGGAGATCAGCCTAATAATGCATTGTCTTTAAATGTGTTTAATCCTGGTGAAGTTGCTGCAACTGGTGGTACATCTGGCGTTATTTATGCAGTTACAGATCAATTAAAATCAAAAGAATCTATCAGAATTAACAATTTTGCACACATTAATTATGCTAAAAATCTTAAAAATGTAGGTAAGTTGTTATGTATTAATGGTTCAGGTATTTTGTATAGATGGCTTAAAAATAATTTAGGTGATATTTCTTACGAAGAGATGAACGAAAAAGCATCTCAAGTTGCTGTGGGTTCAGAAGGTGTTTCCATTTTACCTTTTGGTAATGGAGCAGAACGTATGCTAAATAACACAAATATTGGTGCTCATTTTGTGAATGTAAATTTCAATATTCATAATAACGGACATTTATACAGAGCAGCTTTAGAAGGTATTGCTTTTTCATTTGTATACGGAATGGAAATCTTAAAAAACGACAACGCAAAAATTGATGTAATTAGAGCAGGGAATGATAATTTATTCCGTTCAGAAATATTCTCAAATACAGTGGCTACTTTAATAGGGCAAGAAATAGAGATTTATAATACAACAGGTGCAATTGGCGCTGCAAGAGCAGTAGGTTTAAGAAATGGCGATTTTAAAACCTTTGGCGAAAACATTACTAATAATGATCATGTAATGACATTTGTTCCTTTAAAAAATAAAAAGGCTTACGAAGAAGCTTATCAAAACTGGAAAACCGAATTAGAAAAAAAATTAAGTAAATAA
- the xylA gene encoding xylose isomerase, which translates to MAIIGNKEYYKGIGEIKFEGKESDNPLAFKYYNPDQVVAGKTMREHFKFAIAYWHTFCGQGSDPFGPGTQNFAWDQSSDPVQAAKDKADAAFEFISKMGFDYFCFHDYDLIQEGTTFAESEQRLATITEYLKGKQAESGIKLLWGTANCFSNPRYMNGAATNPDFNVVARAGGQIKLALDATIALGGENYVFWGGREGYMSLLNTDMGRELDHMGQFLTMARDYARAQGFKGNFFIEPKPMEPMKHQYDFDSATAIGFLNKYGLQDDFKMNIEVNHATLAQHTFQHELEVAANAGMLGSLDANRGDYQNGWDTDQFPNNIQETTEAMLVFLKAGGLQGGGINFDAKIRRNSTDLEDVFYAHIGGADTFARALLIADKIMTSSPYEKLREERYASFDAGNGKSFEDGKLTMQDLYKIAQENGELTLKSGKQELFENIINQYI; encoded by the coding sequence ATGGCAATTATAGGAAATAAAGAATACTATAAAGGTATTGGAGAAATTAAATTTGAAGGTAAGGAATCAGACAATCCTTTAGCGTTTAAATACTACAATCCAGACCAGGTTGTGGCAGGTAAAACAATGCGTGAGCATTTTAAATTTGCAATTGCGTATTGGCATACATTCTGTGGTCAAGGTTCAGATCCTTTTGGTCCTGGAACACAAAATTTTGCTTGGGATCAATCTTCAGATCCAGTACAAGCAGCAAAAGATAAAGCAGATGCAGCTTTCGAATTTATTAGTAAAATGGGTTTTGATTATTTCTGTTTTCACGATTACGATTTAATTCAAGAAGGCACAACTTTTGCAGAATCAGAACAAAGATTAGCAACAATTACAGAGTATTTAAAAGGTAAACAAGCTGAATCTGGTATCAAATTATTATGGGGTACAGCAAACTGTTTTTCTAATCCAAGATATATGAATGGTGCTGCTACAAATCCAGATTTCAATGTAGTTGCAAGAGCAGGTGGTCAAATAAAATTGGCTTTAGATGCAACTATTGCTTTAGGTGGAGAGAATTATGTTTTTTGGGGTGGTAGAGAAGGTTATATGTCTTTGTTAAATACAGATATGGGTCGTGAGTTAGATCATATGGGTCAGTTTTTAACAATGGCAAGAGACTATGCAAGAGCCCAAGGTTTTAAAGGTAATTTCTTTATTGAGCCTAAGCCAATGGAGCCAATGAAACATCAATACGATTTTGATTCAGCAACAGCAATTGGGTTCTTAAATAAATATGGTTTACAAGACGATTTTAAAATGAATATCGAAGTAAATCACGCAACATTAGCACAACATACTTTTCAACACGAATTAGAAGTTGCTGCAAATGCAGGAATGTTGGGTAGTTTAGATGCAAATCGTGGAGATTATCAAAACGGATGGGATACAGATCAGTTTCCAAATAACATTCAAGAAACTACAGAAGCTATGTTAGTATTCTTAAAAGCTGGTGGTTTACAAGGTGGAGGTATCAATTTTGATGCTAAAATCCGAAGAAATTCTACAGATTTAGAGGATGTTTTTTATGCTCATATTGGTGGTGCAGACACATTTGCAAGAGCTTTATTAATTGCTGATAAAATTATGACTTCTTCACCTTACGAAAAATTAAGAGAAGAACGTTACGCTTCTTTTGATGCTGGTAATGGAAAATCTTTTGAAGACGGAAAATTAACAATGCAAGATTTATACAAGATTGCACAAGAAAATGGAGAGTTAACTTTAAAAAGTGGTAAACAAGAATTGTTCGAAAACATTATTAATCAATATATCTAA